The Geothrix sp. DNA segment CGCGATGGAACCGCCGCCGGGGGCCGGCGTGTCGCGGCTCACTTCATCGGTGAAGGCGTGAACCTGCATGGAGACCAGTGCTTTGGGGTCGTAGGTGGGCAGGCCCAGCACCTTCTTTTCGATCTCGAAGGGCGCCACGTCGCCGAGGCCCATGGAGAAGACCGCCGTCTGCAGGATGTCAACCGTGGGCACCCCCGTGGACTTGCCCATGGCCTTCAGGTAGTGCCGGCCCGAAGCCAGCAGGCACTGGAAGGGCACCAGGCCCACGATCTCGCTGCCCGTGACCACCAGCCCGCGCTCGGCGGCCAGGCTGCGGGCCTCCTCCAGCACGGTGTGCGGCGCGGTCTGCTTGTAGTCCGTGAGGTTCACGCTGATCTGGGCGCGGCGGTAGGTATCGACGTACCAGCCGATGGCCTTGCAGTGGCTGAAGATGCCGCGACGGCGGACCTTCTGGCCCACGGGGTTCCCGGGGTCCACGTCGTTCATGCGCATGAGGGCCGGCAGGTCGTAGCCGTGGGCCTTCGCACAGTGGTCCACCGTCTCCTGGAACGTGGCGCCGGTGAAATCGCAGTTGCCGCAGGGGAAGGAGCCCTCGGCGTAGAAGATCAGCTCGCCGGCCTGGTAGTAGGGCTTCACGCGGCCGCGGCGCGCCACACGACCCTTCTCGCGCAGTTCGAAGGCGATGTCCGTCGCGTGGTCCTTGCTGCCGGAGTTCAGCGTCACGTTGTAGGCCACCAGGAACTCCCGGGCCCCCATGATGGTGGCCCCGGCCTGGGCGTTGTAGGCGGCGGAGAAATCAGGCTGCCACTGGGGATCCTGCAGCTTCTTCTGCAGCCCCTCGTATTCGCCACGGCGGACTTCGGCCAGATTCCGTCGCTCCGGGCGCGAGGCGGCGGCCTCGTAGAGGTAGACGGGAATGGCCAGTTCACGGGCCACGCGCTCGCCCAGGCGGCGAGCCAGTTCGGCGCAGTCTTCCATGGACACGCCCTCCACCGGCACGAAGGGCACCACGTCCGTGGCCCCCATGCGGGGATGGGCGCCGTGGTGCTGGCGCATGTCGATGAGCCTGGCGGCCTCCCGGATGCAGACGAAGGCACCCTCCAGCACGGCTTCGGGCTCGCCCACGAAGGTGATCACCGTCCGGTTGGTGTCCGCCCCCGGATCCACGTCCAGCAGTTCCACGCCGGCCACCGCGGCGATGGCGTCCGTCACCTGCTTGATCTTCGCGGCATCCCGGCCCTCCGAGATGTTCGGCACGCACTCCACCAGCTTGCGGGACATGGTTCCTCCGTTCGTTCCAGTCTAGCCGTGCGGCTCCAGGGGTGGGCCGCGGGGCAGCCCGCCCCTGGAGTAGGGTTAACGACTTGTTAAAGGGGAGGCTTTCCCCGGACTCGGAACGCGCAGCGTCCCGGGCCTACCGGGGCCCTTCTCCGGACTCCCCCACCTCATTCTTCACGCCGCTCACCACGTGACCCGTGGGCCCCACGCGGGAGGCGGTATCGCAGTAGCCGGTCTGGTCGTCGAAGAAGAAGTCCGGCTCGAATTCCCGCAGGAAGTCGGCCTTCTCCAGGCCGCCGAGGAACATGGCCTCGTCCACCTGGATGTTCCAGGCCATGAGGGTGCGGATGGCGCGCTCGTGGGCCGGAGCGCTGCGGGCGGTGACCAGGGCGGTGCGGACGCGCATGGGCGCGCCCGCGGCCATGTCCTGGAGGGGACGCAGGGCCTCCAGCAGGGGCTTGAAGGGCCCCGGGGGCAGGGGGACGGCGGCCCGCTCGATCTCGTGGGCCTGGAAGGCCGCCAGGCCGTCCTTGGCATAGACGCGCTCGGCTTCATCGCTGAACAGCACGGCGTCGCCGTCGAAGGCGATGCGGATCTCGTCGGGATGACGGTCCGCCGCCACGGCGCTGTCGGGATAGACCCGGGCGGCGGCGAAACCGGCGTTGAGGGCGGCCCGCACATCGTCCTCCTTCGCCGAGAGGAACAGGTTCGCACCCAGGGAGGTGAGGTAGGGATAGGGATTCCGGCCCCGGGTGAAGACGCCGCGCTCCAGCTGGAGCTTCGATTCCTGCGCGCTGCGGAAGACCCGCAGGCCGCTCACGGGGTCGTTGCGGGAGAGGATCACCACGGCCACGCGCGTCTCGTCTCCCGTGTTGAAG contains these protein-coding regions:
- a CDS encoding 5'-nucleotidase, translating into MAKTLEGKLVVAISSRALFDFEEENRVFEETDDRAYMDLQLSRLDVPAKPGVAYPLVKKLLAFNTGDETRVAVVILSRNDPVSGLRVFRSAQESKLQLERGVFTRGRNPYPYLTSLGANLFLSAKEDDVRAALNAGFAAARVYPDSAVAADRHPDEIRIAFDGDAVLFSDEAERVYAKDGLAAFQAHEIERAAVPLPPGPFKPLLEALRPLQDMAAGAPMRVRTALVTARSAPAHERAIRTLMAWNIQVDEAMFLGGLEKADFLREFEPDFFFDDQTGYCDTASRVGPTGHVVSGVKNEVGESGEGPR
- the ftcD gene encoding glutamate formimidoyltransferase → MSRKLVECVPNISEGRDAAKIKQVTDAIAAVAGVELLDVDPGADTNRTVITFVGEPEAVLEGAFVCIREAARLIDMRQHHGAHPRMGATDVVPFVPVEGVSMEDCAELARRLGERVARELAIPVYLYEAAASRPERRNLAEVRRGEYEGLQKKLQDPQWQPDFSAAYNAQAGATIMGAREFLVAYNVTLNSGSKDHATDIAFELREKGRVARRGRVKPYYQAGELIFYAEGSFPCGNCDFTGATFQETVDHCAKAHGYDLPALMRMNDVDPGNPVGQKVRRRGIFSHCKAIGWYVDTYRRAQISVNLTDYKQTAPHTVLEEARSLAAERGLVVTGSEIVGLVPFQCLLASGRHYLKAMGKSTGVPTVDILQTAVFSMGLGDVAPFEIEKKVLGLPTYDPKALVSMQVHAFTDEVSRDTPAPGGGSIAALAGSLGAALASMVANLAQGGPDAEKDAKLIAVAEQAQVLKDRLMVAVDADTNAFNAFMDARRLPDATPEQKAARQAAMQAGLKVAIDVPLDTAKASYAALELAGEASKLGKVASITDAAVGAQMAFAGVRGGIWNVVINLKDITDGAYVADMQAQCADLLAQATAKLAEVTAYIDQKLLDRLNKAKK